The sequence below is a genomic window from Salicibibacter cibarius.
CGAGCGAATGGTCATCGGCAGTGTATCCGAAGCAATTGTGCGGCATGCGCCCTGTGATGTGCTTATCGTGAGATGGGACCGTCAATTGCCGAGTGAAGATGATGAACTGCCTGAAGAATGAGGTGAAAATATGTAAAACGTCGTTCCCAAACGTTTTGTTTGGGGATTTTTAACCGTTTTGCCGAGAAGTCCCCTTCAAAATCTTTGATTTAGTGGGGGATGAATCGGCTTTTTTATTAGAAAAAAAGGCTTGATAAAAAACATAAGTTTGGTATAATAGAATCAGATCAAATGTTCGGGAAGTGACAACAAATGTTGGTACGCATGAATTATAAATACGAAATGTTTCCAACCGAAAAACAGATGCAAACGATGGATCGTTGGCTGTCTATTTGTCGTCAACAGTACAATTCTGCACTTTTGGATAAACAGCGTTTTTACGAAAAGAATAAGACCGGACTATCCCGACATGAATTGCAAAGACAGCAAACTAAGGATAAACAAACATTCCCTCTTCTTAAAACAATGCCGTCGCAACCTTTACAGGAGGTATTCTTCCGTCTGGAAGAAGCGTACAAGAACTTTTTCGAAGGGCGTGCACGTTATCCAAAAATCAAAAGGCATAAAGATTACCACTCAATGACATTTACACAATTCGGGGTGGATAAACGAAAGATAAAAAACAAGAAAACCGGTAAAGTTAACGTACGGGATGTGCGTTATGCTGCTTCGTTAGACGAGAACAATCATCTTTTTATTTCAAAACTCGGATCAGTGTATGTCAACTTTCACCGCCCAATAGAAGGAAAGGTGAAACAAGTCACGATCAAACGCCGGGGTCATCGTTGGTTTGCGATCTTCAGCGTCGAAAGACACGTAAACGAAACGGTTGATTTCCCTGTTCAATCCACAGGCGTCGCTCGACAAGTTTTGTTATAAACACTTTTTAGCGTGAAATACAGGGGATTCTCTATGAATCCTAACGTTACAACCGAGGATGGGAATGACGGAGCCATGTTTCCCGAAACCATCCCGCCAATACTCCTGCATGCGTCATGACAGACAGGTCATGGGGTTTGAAGACAGGTAGAGTCGGCAGAACGAAGGCTAGAGCCACCTTACGAGGAAGGTATGCCAACGGATATGCCGGACGGCTGAAAAACTGGATATGGTGAGAATGGTTTCCGTGGAGGGAAACTGACGAACAACCGAATGTACAGGTCTATAGTGGAACTATAGGGAAACCTATAGGCCATCCAACGATGGCGTGAGTAGCGTGGAGTAAAACTGCGCCTTCTGAAACACGCTATACCGAACAATGGCGGTATCTCGCTCACAGGCTTAAAGGGAACACCTACGTTCAGAAAGGATAGCTAGGTTGTAAGGGACTTGGAAAACAAGGAACGTTGAAACAAGGACTGTCATCCGAAACGTTTGCTATAAGACTTGATGTCGAAAGGCATTGATCCTTGCGAGGGTAGGGGCATGACCAATGAAACTCCTGTAATGGGAGGGGAGGAACAGCCCCAAGTCTAGCGAATGGAACGATCATTTTCCAAATGTGCATTGCATCGATCGGGTAAGAACGTGGGAACATCACTCTTTAGAGAGGATGCCACAATGCAAGCTTTACGTTATTGGGATTACTACGATATGACGGAAATATTCACGGATTTGTATGAAAAGTCCATCGAACGCCAAAGCTTTTCTCGTCTCTATGATGTCATCACATCACGGGAAAATATCCTTTTAGCCTATCGGACCATCAAATCCAACAAAGGTTCAAAGACATCGGGAACCGACGGGAAAACCATTGCCGATTTAAAATCGTGGTCGGAAGAAGATTTAATCGCTGAAGTCGGAAGCAAACTCAAAAACTACTGCCCAAAGAAAGTACGAAGGAAGTGGATTGAAAAAGATAACGGGAAATGGCGACCACTGGGTATTCCATGCATACTTGATCGTATTATCCAGCAATGTTTTAAACAAGTGCTGGAACCGATTGCGGAAGCACAATTTTACAATCACAGCTATGGATTTCGCCCACTTCGGTCTGCTCATCATGCCATGGCAAGAATCCAATTTTTGATTAATCAGGCACACTTCCACTTTGTGGTAGACATTGATATCAAAAGTTTCTTTGACAATATCAATCACACACTACTGATCAAGCAATTGTGGAATATGGGCATACAAGATCGCAAAGTGATGGCATGCATCTCGAAAATGCTAAAAGCTGAGATCGACGGATAGGGAACTCCAGTTCGTGTCGTGCCGCAAGGTGGATTGTTGTCAACGTACTTTCAAATGTCGTGTTGAATGATTTAGACCAATGGGTCGCCGATCAATGGGAGTTCTTCCCGTTATCAAAACCCTATCAATCCAAAGAAGGCGAAAGAAATGCCAAGAAACGCACCCGACTCAAAGAAGGTTACCTTATCCGTTATGCAGATGACTTTAAAATCCTCTGTAAAGATGGGGAAACAGCTCAGAAATGGTATCATGCGGTTCGCCTATACCTCAAAGACCGTTTGAAACTGGATATATCGCCAGAGAAATCCCAAATTGTGAATCTGAGGAAAAAGGAATCGGAATTTCTCGGGTTCACCATCCGTGCGAATAAAAAGGGCAAAAAGAGAGTTGCGCATACAGGGATCAAAGCAGTGAAAAAGCAGAAGATCAAACAAGAAGCGAAAAAGCTTATTCGAAGAATAAGATCTTCCCCATCTGCACTCAACGCACTCCTCTTCAATAGTTTTGTTTCTGGACTGCATCAATACTTTAAACGAGCTACAAAAGTAAATCTAGAGTTCTCGCGTCTTGCCTACGATCTTCAACCGTACATCTACAATCGTCTCGGACCTGTAGGAAAATATGAACACCCTAATAATCCGCCACCCACGTATAAAAAGCTCTATAAACAAAGCTTTAAAACGTTCAAAATTTGTGGCGTGTATTTATTTCCCCTTGCCGATGTAAAAACCGTCCATGCGATGGGTTTTACGCCAACCGTTACCCCTTACACGAAGAAAGGTAGGGAAAAGATTCACAAACGGTTACGTCCAGATTTAGGGCGAGAGATCGGGGTGCTGATGAAAGCAACGATTCCTCATCGAAGTGTCGAATATTTGGATAATCGAATCAGCCGATACAGCATGAAAATGGGGAAATGCGAGATTACAGGCATGGAGTTGCCCGCCTCGGAAGTTCATTGCCATCATTACATTCCAAGGCAGCTGGGTGGAACCGATCAATTTCATAACTTGCGAATTGTTCATAAGGATGTACACCGTCTCATCCATCATACGGATGATGAAAAGGTGCGAATCCTTCTTCGTCAATATAAAATCAACGCATTGCAATTAGAAAAGATCAACAGGTATCGAGAACAATGTAGATTACGAAGCATCGAGCAATCCTAATCACAGAAGTAACGAGGAACTTATGATCCAGTATATTTCGTTAGATGGAACGCGGAGTGCGGGGAAACTTGCACGCTCCGTGTGGAGCAGGGGGTGCGACAAGAAGTGACTTCTTTCGTATGAAGCCAGTGTCTATATAGATTATCCAGTTGCATCAGGGTATTCCCTTCCGAAACTGCATGATGAGTAATCGTGATGTGGGTTGCATGAGGATGTGCTAAACCTGAAACTTCGTGTCTAAGTGGATGGGGGCAAGGGAAAGAGTAGTATGGTTAATGATAAATGAATCTCTATAAGCATCGTCACCACAGTCGTTAGATAAAGACATAGTTGGACTGACGTTTTCATAGGTAGGGAAAGTATTCTCCCCTGAATACTTTTAATGCAACCCCACAGACCTATCGGTGTATTGGAGGAACCTAACCTACTCGCATCTGGCAGAAGTTAAACTTGGTAAGTCCATTTGGGGTCCTGTAACTGAAAGGTAAGCCGAGCGTAAGCAAAGCCCAATTCCCCAATGGATATGGGAGGTTGAAAGAAGCGAATGCCACCATGCCGAAAGGCATCAGGAATCGAAAATAACTGGGTGGATAGTGTTTGATAACATCACTCGAAAGAGGGCTGACTTTCAACTGGTGTGCAACATGGGATAAAGCGTTGATGAACAACTCAAAAGGATGGTAAAAGACGATGAACACTTCTATAAAGAAGTCCGCATTACCATACATTACGGACTGGGACTGGGACAGTATTAATTGGTCAAGCATTAGTCGGTATGTAGAGAAATTACAACAACGAATATTCCATGCCGAACGTCTAGGAAGAATCCGTAAAGTAAGAAATCTTCAAAGGCTGCTAATGAAAAGTCAAGCTGCACTACTCCTCTCAATCCGAAGAGTTACCCAAATGAATAAGGGGAAACGAACGGCTGGAGTTGACGGGCATAAAGCCTTATCTCCCTATGAGAGAATTGAACTCTACAATAA
It includes:
- a CDS encoding RNA-guided endonuclease InsQ/TnpB family protein translates to MLVRMNYKYEMFPTEKQMQTMDRWLSICRQQYNSALLDKQRFYEKNKTGLSRHELQRQQTKDKQTFPLLKTMPSQPLQEVFFRLEEAYKNFFEGRARYPKIKRHKDYHSMTFTQFGVDKRKIKNKKTGKVNVRDVRYAASLDENNHLFISKLGSVYVNFHRPIEGKVKQVTIKRRGHRWFAIFSVERHVNETVDFPVQSTGVARQVLL